In one window of Hevea brasiliensis isolate MT/VB/25A 57/8 chromosome 10, ASM3005281v1, whole genome shotgun sequence DNA:
- the LOC110671455 gene encoding inositol-3-phosphate synthase 1: protein MFIEKFKVESPNVKYTEDEIRSVYNYETTELVHENRNGTYQWIVKPKTVKYEFKTDTHVPKLGVMLVGWGGNNGSTLTGAVIANKQGISWATKDKVQQANYFGSLTQASSIRVGSFNGEEIYAPFKSLLPMVNPDDIVFGGWDISDMNLADAMARAKVFDIDLQKQLRPYMESMVPLSGIYDPDFIAANQGSRANNVIKGTKKEQVQQIVNDIREFKEKNKVNKVVVLWTANTERYSNVVVGLNDTMENLLAALEKNEAEISPSTLYALACVFEEVPFINGSPQNTFVPGLIDLAIKRNSLIGGDDFKSGQTKMKSVLVDFLVGAGIKPTSIVSYNHLGNNDGMNLSAPQTFRSKEISKSNVVDDMVASNGILYEPGEHPDHVVVIKYVPYVGDSKRAMDEYTSEIFMGGKNTIVLHNTCEDSLLAAPIILDLVLLAELSTRIQLKAEGEGKFHSFHPVATILSYLTKAPLVPPGTPVVNALSKQRAMLENILRACVGLAPENNMILEYK from the exons ATGTTTATTGAGAAGTTTAAGGTAGAGAGCCCTAATGTTAAGTATACAGAGGATGAGATTCGCTCTGTGTACAACTATGAAACCACTGAGCTTGTTCATGAGAACAGGAATGGTACTTATCAATGGATTGTGAAGCCCAAAACTGTTAAATACGAATTCAAGACAGATACCCACGTCCCTAAACTAGG GGTAATGCTTGTGGGGTGGGGAGGAAACAACGGTTCTACCCTCACCGGTGCGGTTATAGCCAACAAACA AGGAATCTCTTGGGCAACCAAGGACAAGGTTCAACAGGCAAATTACTTTGGTTCCCTCACCCAAGCATCATCAATCCGAGTTGGGTCTTTCAATGGAGAGGAGATATATGCTCCGTTCAAGAGCCTCCTCCCCATG GTGAACCCAGATGACATTGTGTTTGGTGGTTGGGACATAAGTGACATGAACTTGGCAGATGCCATGGCCAGGGCCAAGGTCTTCGATATTGATCTCCAGAAGCAACTGAGGCCCTACATGGAATCTATGGTTCCACTCTCTGGAATCTATGACCCTGATTTCATTGCTGCCAATCAAGGCTCACGTGCCAACAACGTGATCAAAGGGACTAAGAAAGAGCAGGTCCAGCAAATTGTTAATGACATTAG GGAGTTTAAGGAGAAAAACAAGGTGAACAAGGTGGTTGTGCTGTGGACTGCCAACACTGAGAGGTACAGTAATGTTGTTGTGGGCCTAAATGACACCATGGAGAACCTCTTGGCTGCTTTGGAGAAAAATGAAGCTGAAATATCTCCATCAACCTTGTATGCTCTGGCTTGTGTTTTTGAAGAAGTTCCTTTCATTAATGGAAGCCCACAGAACACTTTTGTTCCAG GCCTTATTGATTTGGCCATTAAGAGAAACAGTTTGATTGGTGGAGATGACTTCAAGAGTGGTCAGACCAAGATGAAATCTGTGCTTGTTGATTTCCTTGTTGGTGCCGGTATTAAG CCAACATCAATAGTGAGTTACAATCACCTGGGAAACAATGACGGGATGAACCTCTCCGCACCTCAAACTTTCCGTTCCAAGGAAATCTCCAAAAGCAATGTTGTTGATGACATGGTCGCTAGCAATGGCATCCTATATGAACCTGGGGAACACCCTGACCATGTTGTGGTCATCAAG TATGTGCCATATGTGGGAGATAGCAAGAGGGCTATGGAtgagtacacttcagagattttCATGGGTGGCAAAAACACCATAGTCCTGCACAACACCTGCGAGGACTCCCTCTTGGCTGCACCCATCATCCTGGATTTGGTCCTTCTTGCTGAGCTCAGCACCAGGATCCAGCTTAAAGCTGAAGGGGAG GGTAAGTTCCACTCCTTCCACCCCGTGGCTACCATTCTCAGTTACCTCACCAAGGCTCCTCTT GTTCCACCAGGCACACCAGTGGTGAATGCACTGTCAAAGCAGCGCGCAATGCTTGAGAACATATTGAGAGCTTGTGTTGGCTTGGCTCCTGAGAATAATATGATCTTGGAATACAAGTGA
- the LOC110671450 gene encoding uncharacterized protein LOC110671450 has product MSNIDEADKLMQYLMGLNEGYDHSRNQILIMDPVPNVNKAYSMILSIEKQKEVHHVATDDLNTALIANAPRISYEAGGGQSQGKKRFTGKKDDRMCSYCNSSGHNRETCFKLNGYPDWFHEYKQKKNKGKRNVAAAIQSAETPLDKESDKLIHLDDWNASWSNRVQQEIQKYMKSQGQSSTVNEAVCITFSDFAGPSV; this is encoded by the exons ATGAGTAACATTGATGAGGCAGATAAATTGATGCAATATTTAATGGGGTTAAATGAGGGATATGATCATAGTCGAAATCAAATACTGATTATGGATCCCGTTCCTAATGTGAATAAGGCATATTCAATGATTTTGAGTATTGAGAAGCAAAAGGAGGTGCATCATGTAGCAACTGATGATCTTAATACTGCACTAATTGCAAATGCACCAAGAATCTCATATGAAGCAGGGGGAGGGCAATCTCAAGGCAAGAAAAGGTTTACTGGTAAAAAGGATGACAGAATGTGTTCCTATTGCAACTCTAGTGGACATAATAGAGAAACCTGCTTTAAACTCAATGGATATCCTGACTGGTTTCATGAGTATAAACAGAAGAAGAATAAGGGAAAAAGGAATGTTGCAGCTGCTATTCAATCTGCAGAGACTCCTTTAGACAAAGAGTCTGACAAACTGATTCATCTTGATGACTGGAATGCAAGTTGGTCCAATAGGGTTCAGCAGGAGATACAAAAGTATATGAAGTCACAAGGTCAGTCTTCTACTGTGAATGAAGCAGTTTGCATCACATTCAGTGATTTTGCAG GACCAAGTGTCTAA